tagaaatagattcatcatcattcatcttaaacatttcatattcatgagtaagaatataaatttttgattccttgacttgcgaagttctttcataagttacttccaagttatcccaaatttcctttgtcgTAACACaatttattattctattaaattcatttccattaaaagcattatataataaattcatagcagttaaatttaaagtataaaatctatcgtcttcacgatcaaactcttcttcttcctttttgacctttacttcatcaaccacttttgttggaatataaggtccatttacaatacatttccagatttctctaccttgagcttgaagaaatattctcattctaactttccagaataagtaattatctccacaaaagagtggaggccaactgctagattgaccttcaccaaaatgaagctgcaatgttagccataagattttaactcaaaagatagttaatcttataatagagttcTTAGTTCTGATAcaaattgttgcccagatgactaacacaagagggagggtgaattgagttgtattaaaaaaataacaattataaatcaaatatataatataaaatataaacaaaatatgaaataacaataaatataaagagtaaggataagagagaagcaaactcagtatgttaacgaggttcggccccactgcctacgtcctcgcctcaagctacccctcgagaattttcaaattcactattcaacctgcttcaggtagagatagaaacctattacacttttaaacaacaccgctacaaaggatctgtgtagaacaccctctacacttgtaatcaccttacacgtggtgattcaactattccccgtatagaatactttctacacgcacaagggttatacacaccctttttctgatacaaaagctgatagtgggtaggttatcagaaaacattcctcaatgagtgaaataagaacaatacagcccaaactatatctctcaaaatgaacaaggattaagactcaatgcttagagaagagagaatgaaagttttgaatgaatgttgtatgctcttggtgttatgaatgtgaagctctcaaatgatctatttataggcatatgagacttcatattcaaatttaaaaagattcacatgtcaaagacaacatcattcactttttcaaaaaattcaaataaaatgttcttctttttcaattgtcaaagacaacattattcattttttttcaaaaaaatcaaacctaatcttttacttttggcatacgacaaaatgagcacactttccttttcaaaaaattcaaacctaatcttttactttttgcatatgacaaaaggatcacactttcattttcaaaaaattcaaacctaatcttttactttttgtatatgacaaaatgagcacactttacttctcaaaattttcaaacaaaatcatctaccttttgtataaatttaaaaaagtatcaattacttttgaaaatattcaaataaaacatgcacatgtgaaatatgacaatcaatcatctttaatattttcaaagttcaaccctttaatcaaagaatgcacatgtaaaagatgacaatcaatcatctttcaaaatttttaaatttaattttcaaaaatattcatgcacatgcggaaaatgtattttaatgctttatgataaaatattaattttgagcattaatcctaatttcaaattttaagagatttacaacattactctatgactttaatatgaacttatttccttcttgcttatgcttggttctttgatgtgcttgattccattgtgtgaacaacttgagcttgaaactcctttattctttgaattcatttgttatcatcaaaatctatgtgtagatttataatcacatgaaacttgaaactttggatTCAACAAGAAATCTACAGACTGGTTGGGTTTATGCTACCCAAATAACaatctattaatattttaatgacaCGTAGGCTGTCTACCACAATAATCTTGTGGATGCATTGCATGGAACCTCCCCTTTGCCATTTTGCACCCACACTGGTTTTCCCtaataaggtttgtattttttgttgcCCTCAAATTGAAATCAAATTTTGTTGATGAACACTTGAGACATGTTATCATCTTGCACAAAAATCCTCCAACAGTTTCAATTGATGGGCATGAGAATGTGCTTGATAATGATGAGGATGCATTACTCAAAGCAACTGCAAATCAACTTGTATCTGTAGCCATCCCcttcatcttcccattttcCCAAACAGTCCTTCCCCTTCATCTTCACCTTTCCTCTTCGTCTTTGTTAAGACAGAAAATCATGGCTCAAGCACCTCCAATACGCACACAAGGAAAGACCTGCTATCCGCTGTATAATGCTCTGCTTTTGTATTCACCTGTTGGAAGAATATTCAAGAAAGAAAATGCACCTCGAACAAAACAATGACGTGGCTAAAACTCATTGTAACACATGGTTGATTTTACTCTATAAATACTTGTACACTgtagtaaaatacatttaaatatagAGATGAGCTTTTACATGAAAATATGAAACTGTTCTTTTAAAACCTTTTATCAAACACTTGATGCGGTTGCTAGTATCATTTTCAATATGGTATCAAAAAGCCGGTTAAAGGCCAATGCCTTCAACCCTCCTGTGCTcctccttctttttttctttttctttggttcTTGATCGTCTTCCATGGCGTCTCCAAAATCCAACACAGACACTCCCACCCCTAACTCAAGTGTCTCGAATACCACACCTCTCCCAATATTGTCATTGTCACGGCAGCCAACCATTCTCTTACTATCAAACTTTCCGATGATAACTATCCCCTTTAGAAAGCTCAGATAGTATCTCTCTTAGTAGGACATCAACTTAAATCCTATGTTGATGGTACCTTCCCCCCTCCCACAACCATTAATGGCTCTATGAATCTCGAATATCGTCGATAGGTGCTTCAAGACCAGTTAATTGTTTCTACCCTcaccagctctctctctcctatccACTGCATAATGTTCTACTTTTGTACTCACCAACTGGAAGAATATTCAAGAAGGAAAATGCACCTCCAACAGAACAATGACGTGGCTAAAACTTATTGTAACACCTGGCTGATTTTACTCTATAAATACTTGTACACTATAGTGAAATACATTGAATATAGAGATGCTTTTACATGAAAATACGAAACTGTTCTTTCAAGACCTTTTATCAAACACTTGCTGCGGTTTCTAATATCATTTTCAATAGTTTTCCCCACCCTTCCCCCCACTCtcgaaaaatacaataatttgatGAATAGGAAAATACCTAAAaactactttttcaactttctttcGATACTAAATTTTGCTTCAAATCATTCATCAAGTACCTTCCTCATAGTGCCAACTTACACTACCATTCTTCCAATCACTTCATCTTGGAATCAATACAAAGTAATGccttcatccaaacaacacaaaactcaaatattaaaataatacaataaactaCAAATACCCAGTAGAGACGGCAACACCAGGaagaaaaactctttttttcaCCAAATCCATGTCAATGAACCCAAAATAAACTCCAATGTGGCTAAAAGTTCAATAAACAACTAATTGAgttttctttcataattttgttGTGCATGATTGCAGGGGTTTTTTGCACGAAAATGTGGCACAAAGCTAAATCATGGAGTTGCAGTTGTAGGCTATGGAACAACTCTTGATAGAACCAAGTACTAGATAGTGAAGAACTCCTGGGGATCTAAATGGGGAGAGAAGGGTTACATAAGGATGCAGTGTGGCATCTTTGATAAGGAGGGATTGTGGGGGCAAAATCAACGAACTAGTGGGGTGAAATCTGACTGGACAAAATCGGCGTCAGACTGGTGGTGGTGGACTGGTGGGTGCTCGGCGTGAAACTAGAAACATAGAAAGGGGAAATTCGTGCTGCAGGTTTCCTCTCTTTTAACTTTCCTATCTTGCCCTTATCTATCCCATGTGAACGAATGTAGATTGAATTTGGTGTAATTTCTAGAGTGGCAGCATGTGAGTGGAGGGCTGTTAATTGAAAAACAGTGGACCGGTTCTCTTCAAATAAACACATTGATCGAATGGTTCTGGATGTTTTGCAGTTTCACTATATATTGTAAATGCCAATATTGTAATTACACATAAGATGAGATTGCGATTCCAATCATGTCGCGTTGTATTATTAGCACCGGGTGCTTCTTTAATTATCAAACACTTAAAAACTGAGGTTAAGGGAGGAAAAGAACCAAAATTAAATGGGGAAAATTTTTCTGTACAAAGATTGGCAGCCAAAAGCCCTAAACCCTGCAGGATCGGTACAACGATTGCACTTTATGCTGGCCAAAAAACTGATGGAAGTAGCAAAATACTGTTGAAGCAACAAATCTTTCTCCTCTTTCACCGCTCAGAGCTTCACGTTAAAAGACCATTATGTAATCTATGAATCATGACAAAAGGCCACACCACCACCATCGACGAAACAATGTAAACAGGTGGCTGAAGGAATTGGTGAATTTCCAGCTTTTCATCTCACTCTTCATTAGGCGACTCTACCCATCTCCATTTACGTCCTTGGCAGAACCTTTGATCGCTTCAGCAGTCATTAGAGCAACCACAGCTTTATGAATAGCTAGATCTGCTCTGTAAAGCAACCTCTGAGCCTTCTCTCTCTTGAGCTTAGCCATGTTAACTGCATGCTGGGCAGCACCAGATGCATCACGCAATCTGAACTCATCAAGATCGGAACCATCCAACCGTTCAATACCATGTCTCTGAGACCCATCCAAGCGATAATGCTGCTGTCTTGGCCGCTCTGGTGATCCCCTATTCCATATGGGAACCCCATTTATCTTGTCCATCATTCTCTGATTGTATGACATCACTGTCTGCTGGTCATTCAGAGAAACAAATGTCCCAAATTTCTTTGACTTGTTCCTCTTAAGTCTTGGGATTTGGTTCCTATCAAAGCCATCGTTGTTTGTAGAGAATAACCCTGTGTTGCCTGCATTCTGTGGTGAAAATATCCTTGGTGATGCCTGAGGAAAAGGGGAATCATCTAAAGCTTCATGGTAATGACCCGGATATACAGCCTTGTCATCGGCAAAAGCAAACCCATTTAATCTTTTTCCTGAGGAAAGAGATCAAACCAAATTAAGGAAAAAGCTTTACAAAACAAACAAGCCAAAATAGTAACAGTACATGTGTAGAAGTGTAAGACGGTTACCAAAAGCAAGGACACCATCCTGATCTCCTAATACCGCATTGCTGTGCCCAGCAACGGAAAACTTCCTCTGCGACCTTTGCTTTGACCCCTTGTTGGGGACTTCCAAACCCCGTGGTTTTAAACAGAAAGCAAACATGGGTGGCTTTTCAATTGGTGCAGCCTTCTCCTGACATCCATTGGGGAGGTTGGTATTGACTTTGGTCATAGCTAGCTCCCACTCATCCACTTGTTGTTGATACTTTTCCCATAGAGGTGGCTAAATAAAACACACCGATATTGAGCTTTGCAACACGTTAAATAGAAGCAAAATAAACAGGCAGAGAATGAAATTACAAGTTAAGAATTATCATAATAGATGACCCCACATCGACTATATATCACCACTCAATTGTGTAAACACAAGGATAATGGATGTGAAAGTAAGGTCTACTAGACAACACATGGGTAAGGAATAGCAAGCGGTAAAAGTCGATCTAATtacttctttttcaaattgcataTCAATATCAACTCGGAAAAATGTATTCCTCAGAAAGTTTCCGTAGATTTACTAATCATATTTCCTCTCTCCTCTTACTAATGTACTCAGCAAATTTCATGCCCATCTGACATAAAACATTCCCCTTAGTTTCCAAGAgcatttaaatccaaaaattacTTATCTGATTTAGGGCttgtttagatgttgaaatgagatgagaaatttgtaaatagtgaaatagtttgtgaaatggtttgagttaagatatttatggggttttgggaaagaaaaaaatttgagtaaaaatattataaagttaaaatattgttagaatataatttttttaatattatttttcttttgatatttcaaaaagttatttttttttagaagtttgagaaagttgtaatgattatgtaatgattagatgaaaaggttgaaaattaagtttgggaaagttgtattgattatgtaatgattagatgaaaaagttaaatatttaaaattgaaaagtgtttgtatttgtagtgtttggatgttgagataagaAGGGATGAGTTGATATGAAACCATCTTGCAATCCAAACGAAGCCTTAGTGCCAAAGGAATCCTTGCTAAACTTACCACAGATCTTAGGAACAAATTTGTTTTTGGAACTTTTTGTGATCAGTATTGGTGGCTTCTATATTTTGTCTGTTGGTCACTCCACATACACAAACGTGTATATATGAGTGTGCAGCTGTGGGTGTGCTCTACCTGTGTTACATATCTAGATGTGTACAAACCAGAGGAGAGGCAAGAATAACAGGACAGTCTTTTTTTGGTACGAATAACAGAACAGTCGTCAactgaatttaatattatttcagaAAAGCCAAGGGATTTAGAGATGATATCCCACTAAATTAGCCTATTGCAAGTAGTACCAAAAGATAATTATTATTGAATGATAGAAAATAGATTTATAAGATACCTGAAGATGTCGGATTAAAGGCATCCCTTTCTTCTGCCTTTTTTGCCGCCAATGCTCATAAATGGATTTGGTTATATCCATGGCTCCAACTCCATGCGTGAGATCCTCAATTTCATCAGGTGTGAACTGATCACACTTTTGGGCATATGCAGCCTTCTCAAACCTGTCCATTGTTTTTTCAAACATCTCCTCAGTGATCTTTCCCAAGATGCAGTTGTCAGTTTCAGCAGAACGTGGATTGTTCAAAATCCACTGCTCATCACCACTATCCATGTCATATAAGACATGCGATGGATCCAAAGCCAGCTCAACATCTGTTTCAACCTGCCGCAAGTACTTGGAAGAGCTGCGAACAAATGCTATTTCTGTTCCACTATCATCGTTTTCCTCTATCAAGCGAACCCCAGGAATGGGGATGTTTTTAATTAAAGCAGCACGAATATTACGATTGTAACATTCTTCATGCATCTCCTTGAAAAGAGCCCATTGACTCCTATCTGGAAACTCCAAGATCCAATCTTTTCCTCCTTTCCACATCATGGCATGAGTGTAGCGGTTTGTTGACCCAGGCTGCAAAAACTGATGGGCTTTGTATGAATACTTTGTAGTCCCTGAAAGTTTTACAGCAAGCCTCCACTCATTATGATCAAAAAGCTCTAGTACAACTTGTGCCCCGCATTCTCTCCACCCTCTGTCACCAAGTGTGATTAATACATTTACATCACAAGATAACAATTCCATGTTTCTTTGAGAACCTCTAGGAACATCGAACGATCTCTTCTCATTAGCCCTCCTAATTCGTTTGTGAGGATGCACTTTATGGTGATGACTTCTATTCTTCGAGTTAACATCAAAACCTCCAAGAGGTGACAAGTATGAAACTTGAGTTCGTGCCCTTTTAGGCCCATTGCCTAAACCATTTTGGAAGATGTCAGCCTTCCCCTCTGACCATCCATTTGAAAGGTACCCAAATGAtgacaaattatttttatttcgatGCCATGTACTCCTGGGAGCAGTGGGGTTGGGGCTAGGGATAACACCACCATTCATTCTCCAAGACAGATCTGTAGAATATTGACCACTGTTCAATTCACCTTCCTCAGGCTTCTCAATTTGATTAAACAGTGGAATTTCAACACTGAGACCATTCAAAAAGGAATGGGAACTGGCATCAGACTTATCCTTCTCGAACGAAGGTCTCGGCAATAAAGAACAAAGTTCTGGCTCTGAATGGTGGCTTTGCCACTTCTGCAGCTGAACAATGGCATCAGTTCCAACCTTTTCAGAATCTTGGGAACCAGCAGCAGAGGTTTCAGCCACATCAAGATTGACATTTTTGCACTTCCAAGAGAACTTTATGCAATCCCTATCAACTGATTTACCACAAGAAAGCCATCCATCACAAGCAGTGTCCTTTGACAAAGCCTTCAAATTATTTGCACCAGTATCCTTAGAGCAGTCCTCCATAATGGAACAGTCATCCACCACCAAACCACAGTTTTCTGGATGCCCTACTAAATCATCGGCCTGGAGACTGATATGAGCCACACGGCGTTCCATAAGCAGCTTCAGATGCAAGCTAAGAAAAAAAGTAGGCGCAGCAGCAAAACAAAGAGCAAATGGAACGAGTTTCCAGGACATCTCATTGGAATTAGATGAAAGCTCACTGATATTAACATAGGTGCAATCTCTGGCCAAACCCACGACACTTATACCTTGATTAGACCTCTGCCGTAAGCCCTGGTAGGTGGAAAAAAATTTAGGAGTTATTCATATCATAAACCAGATTAAAGGAAATACCCACGTTTCATGCCTAACAAGGCCATGACAACAGAAGTATCTAGTctctttattaataaattcattCCACAGAGAGAAAAGACACTACATAACATAGAGCTAAATATCTAACGAAGGGTAAAGTAATgtaattttgaagaaatatgTATAACCCATGAATCACACCTAGTTAAAGTAGGAAGAATAAAAGTAATACCTTGATAGAGGAGGGCCGCCCACAATTCGAAGTTATAGGCAACTGATTTCCTCCATTTTGAAAGGCATGAATATTATCATAAGTACATTCTGACAGAGGAAGTTGCCTGGTAAGCAAACAATAGCTCTTAAGTTTACGGTCTAGGTGCAACCACTTTGACTTCTTCAGTTGGGAGAAGTTGTAGATTGCAAATACAAGCTGCTTTCTAACATCATGAACAGATGAGAATCTGAACCTAATCGAAGTTACTGGCAGTTGAGAGCCTACATACTTCCCCTGTTCCTTTGTTCCATGAAATACTCTCAGGACCAGAAAAACAAAGTCTACAACCTGCTTGATGTAACCTTCAAACAAGAGAAACCTCAGTCCAACTACATTATCAACAAAAAGCATCTCCAGCTGAACCTTTTGCCACATGGTCATCACTATTCCATTCTGAAGTAGTAATATAGCTTGAAAGAACCAAAAGTTGTCTGCTCCAAATGAGTCATTTAGGACCAACTGCACTGGGAAGCTTAACTCAAACCTCCATGATTCTCGCGGTGTTAAAGATAAATCTAACAACCCTATACTGTCAAACAAACTGGTGTCCAACCTTCCAATTGAAACATCAGGTTCTTTGAAATCCTCAATTTTgtcgtcaaaatgacaaaacGATGCAATAGAACCAGGTGCAGTTCTGGAGACAAGAGTGTCCTCAGAAGTATAAAACAAGTCTGGGCCTGACTTGTGAAGCCGTCGCCTAAAATAAACAATAGGCGTTTTGCTGTCTTTGGGGCAAGTGGTGGCCATGGTAGGCCTCTCAAGCCTTACAATGTTAGGTAATCTGTCTGGTGATTCAGAATTAGCAGGTAATTTACTTTTATCCCAATCTCTTCTTGACGAAACCCCGTCCAAACAACAATGCAGATTTACAGCTTCATCAGATGAACCAACAGACACAGGCTGCAAAGATGGACTGGATCTCTTCCGTTTCTTTGCAGCACTTGAAGGAGGAATTTTGATCCGACGAGTGGATCGAGACAACCATGAGATGATGGGCTCCGAGTCCATAAAGCTGCCTATGCAACCATCATCCTCTGTGGTcaaatctttcttttctttttgtttaccCTTCAAGTGTCTTTTTCCCTCATGAGAACTTCTATTTctcataaatgattttttatgccCCGCCTTACCAGGTACTTCACTAGGCAGAAGCAAAAGTTTAAACCTCTCATTCTTGAGGTTAATCCATTCCTCATCCCGGTCatcatatttaacatgatgaagctttctttctttatcaTAGTCATTCACAAGGCCATAATACCAACTATGGTCCAAGGGCCAAAAGACCTTTATTCGCCGATTTAATACCCAATATGCATCCAAGTCCCCAAAAAAAACTTCATAGAAGTGGCGCCTCTTCCTTAAATGTCCCTTCTCTTTGTGCTGCTTCCTTGGTCTCAATACTCTAAAAGCAGTATCAACTGATGCAGATTCTGACCCAGATAATGACTTAGACACACAACCAACAAAATCTCGATCAGGAGATGACAGACAAGACAACCCATTCATGGATTGCAATGCAGAAGCCTTGCTGCTTGAAGAAAACCCAGTACAGCTTGGATTAAACCGTGATGATAGCATCCTCGCTGCATTCTCTTCAAGATTCTCCTCATCATCTTCTCGCAACTCATCAGATATCCTAATAGAATTATCAACCAAAGGCACAGCCTCCTTCACTACACTTTTACAATCTGGCGTCAAATCCCTCTTTTTTCTACAATTCCTCTGAGGTTTTTTCAAAGACAAATCACCATTGTTTACAACCAAAAGACCAGCATGCCCTTCCTCCTTTGAGTGCCTAACCAAATTCAACTCACTATTTCTATTTTCCTTAAACTCGTCAAaagctttcttttgttttacttttgaaGACTCAACCTGGGTGCCTGAATCATTGGGACTTGAATTGTCTATCTGATCAACAGGGGCCACCTTACTATTAGACTTGTCCACAGGCTTCAACACTTGACTGCCTTCAAACTTCTTTCGCCCGGCAAAACCCCGCTTCCGCTTTGGGATCCAAATGAAATTATCGTTCAAACTAAGAGAAACAGTATCAAACCCGCTACTACCATTCGACTTCTGACTTAAACCTGACTTCAAGTCCTTTGTATCAAGGGAACCAGAACTGAATTGACCACTACACACTTCATCCACGCTCTTTTTACTACAATCATTTACATTTCCAAAACTACTCAGAGACACCTCTTTCCTAGTCTTCTTCTTGTTCCTCGTCCAGTCGGCATCCACGGAACTACTTTTATTCCTCTTCAAATTATTACCATGAAGCTCTTTCGTCGCCCTAGGATTATACAAGCTCTTAAGATCCAAAGATCTAGATTTCTCAGGAATTGCAGCACCATGTGAGTTTTCTTCTCTATTTTCCATCAACTTTTCCTCAATCCAAACGCCCCGAAACCCCCCAATTTTCACATTCCATCATATATGCCCCCTACGTTTTTTTCAGATCTGTAACACCAGAACCGTCATCAAAATCACCAAAAATCCTCCAGAATACGCTAAAATCAACAATTAAAACCCCTCCGCAAGGCAAACAGGTAAATATTCAAGCAAAATCGAACGAATTAACCATGAATTTGTAAAAGGAAGTAAAATTCATATACCTACCTCAATCGACATGACGTTAAAAAACCGAATCCTCGTGGTATTCACGAAGATCACGGACAATACACGTGAATTGGAGTTCGAATCTGAGCCTTCTAACTTGAAACGCTACTAGATTCGTCGATTTtccatgttaattttttttggcaATTTTTTCCCTTATAATTTGTTTCCTTGTGAGACGAACTAGAGCTAGGGTTTCTTATGTTTTCATGGGAGAGGGTTTAGATCCCAAATGACCAAAAAATTAAAGACAACAAAGTAAAATAAAGTAAATGGCAACGAAAATAGAATCTTATCACATAaaaggggaagagagagagaccaagTTGAACAACTATAATGAAGTATTTGGAGGGTGACATTGTGCTACGTGGTTCACTGCCCACCGTCCGATTCGTAAGCCGTGGTGGGATAGTGAAACTACTGGCATGTTTTACACCACATTAGTAATTAtttattcatctttatttttattctcaaatttaaataaatttaatttaaaattacctGCATtaacttatctatttttataattttaaataattataaacagtaattatttatttttgaatatatcattttctttcattaaatattattttattattttttctctccctttccaactctctcttttctctcttttctctctttttttgctctcttctctctctttattattttattattatttgatcaaaaaatacataatctaatataataatttttctttatattcaaaattaattttcaaaacatataattttatatacgaAGATAAAAAATCTATTGTCAATGctccatattattttttttatcctcccattataatttttattgagcGGTGCAGGTGAGTAATGGTGTCGAGTGGGTATCGgtgtaaaattgttttttttttttttttttcttttcttaaatatttttaaaaa
This genomic window from Carya illinoinensis cultivar Pawnee chromosome 7, C.illinoinensisPawnee_v1, whole genome shotgun sequence contains:
- the LOC122314852 gene encoding uncharacterized protein LOC122314852, encoding MENREENSHGAAIPEKSRSLDLKSLYNPRATKELHGNNLKRNKSSSVDADWTRNKKKTRKEVSLSSFGNVNDCSKKSVDEVCSGQFSSGSLDTKDLKSGLSQKSNGSSGFDTVSLSLNDNFIWIPKRKRGFAGRKKFEGSQVLKPVDKSNSKVAPVDQIDNSSPNDSGTQVESSKVKQKKAFDEFKENRNSELNLVRHSKEEGHAGLLVVNNGDLSLKKPQRNCRKKRDLTPDCKSVVKEAVPLVDNSIRISDELREDDEENLEENAARMLSSRFNPSCTGFSSSSKASALQSMNGLSCLSSPDRDFVGCVSKSLSGSESASVDTAFRVLRPRKQHKEKGHLRKRRHFYEVFFGDLDAYWVLNRRIKVFWPLDHSWYYGLVNDYDKERKLHHVKYDDRDEEWINLKNERFKLLLLPSEVPGKAGHKKSFMRNRSSHEGKRHLKGKQKEKKDLTTEDDGCIGSFMDSEPIISWLSRSTRRIKIPPSSAAKKRKRSSPSLQPVSVGSSDEAVNLHCCLDGVSSRRDWDKSKLPANSESPDRLPNIVRLERPTMATTCPKDSKTPIVYFRRRLHKSGPDLFYTSEDTLVSRTAPGSIASFCHFDDKIEDFKEPDVSIGRLDTSLFDSIGLLDLSLTPRESWRFELSFPVQLVLNDSFGADNFWFFQAILLLQNGIVMTMWQKVQLEMLFVDNVVGLRFLLFEGYIKQVVDFVFLVLRVFHGTKEQGKYVGSQLPVTSIRFRFSSVHDVRKQLVFAIYNFSQLKKSKWLHLDRKLKSYCLLTRQLPLSECTYDNIHAFQNGGNQLPITSNCGRPSSIKGLRQRSNQGISVVGLARDCTYVNISELSSNSNEMSWKLVPFALCFAAAPTFFLSLHLKLLMERRVAHISLQADDLVGHPENCGLVVDDCSIMEDCSKDTGANNLKALSKDTACDGWLSCGKSVDRDCIKFSWKCKNVNLDVAETSAAGSQDSEKVGTDAIVQLQKWQSHHSEPELCSLLPRPSFEKDKSDASSHSFLNGLSVEIPLFNQIEKPEEGELNSGQYSTDLSWRMNGGVIPSPNPTAPRSTWHRNKNNLSSFGYLSNGWSEGKADIFQNGLGNGPKRARTQVSYLSPLGGFDVNSKNRSHHHKVHPHKRIRRANEKRSFDVPRGSQRNMELLSCDVNVLITLGDRGWRECGAQVVLELFDHNEWRLAVKLSGTTKYSYKAHQFLQPGSTNRYTHAMMWKGGKDWILEFPDRSQWALFKEMHEECYNRNIRAALIKNIPIPGVRLIEENDDSGTEIAFVRSSSKYLRQVETDVELALDPSHVLYDMDSGDEQWILNNPRSAETDNCILGKITEEMFEKTMDRFEKAAYAQKCDQFTPDEIEDLTHGVGAMDITKSIYEHWRQKRQKKGMPLIRHLQPPLWEKYQQQVDEWELAMTKVNTNLPNGCQEKAAPIEKPPMFAFCLKPRGLEVPNKGSKQRSQRKFSVAGHSNAVLGDQDGVLAFGKRLNGFAFADDKAVYPGHYHEALDDSPFPQASPRIFSPQNAGNTGLFSTNNDGFDRNQIPRLKRNKSKKFGTFVSLNDQQTVMSYNQRMMDKINGVPIWNRGSPERPRQQHYRLDGSQRHGIERLDGSDLDEFRLRDASGAAQHAVNMAKLKREKAQRLLYRADLAIHKAVVALMTAEAIKGSAKDVNGDG